A region of Planktomarina temperata RCA23 DNA encodes the following proteins:
- a CDS encoding thiamine diphosphokinase → MIYENNMYRASRTLLIGAGPSSAQLIRETSAYCDAIVAADGGFEAAKQAGVQVALVVGDMDSQQALPAGQAVAHITDQETTDFQKCLAVCDADVFLGVGFLGGRLDHQLAGFSALLNEPRPVVLIDEVQLVFVVPQKFSVDLEAETPVGFYPMTSVEASLRGVRWPLSNAAMSPMGQIATSNAALGGALDITVDGPGLLAILPRCHLETVLEALDRGFGKTHHQ, encoded by the coding sequence ATGATCTATGAGAATAATATGTATCGCGCGTCCCGAACTTTATTGATTGGGGCAGGCCCATCATCCGCTCAATTGATCCGAGAGACTTCCGCCTATTGTGACGCGATTGTGGCGGCTGATGGGGGTTTTGAGGCGGCCAAACAAGCGGGGGTTCAGGTGGCATTAGTGGTGGGCGATATGGATTCGCAACAAGCCCTGCCGGCCGGTCAGGCTGTAGCGCATATCACAGATCAGGAGACCACGGATTTCCAAAAATGCCTCGCGGTCTGTGATGCAGATGTTTTTTTGGGTGTGGGGTTTCTCGGCGGGCGGTTGGATCATCAATTGGCAGGCTTCTCCGCTCTGCTCAATGAACCGCGGCCCGTGGTCTTGATTGATGAGGTGCAGCTGGTTTTTGTTGTGCCGCAAAAATTTTCTGTGGATCTGGAAGCTGAGACACCCGTGGGGTTTTACCCCATGACCTCGGTTGAAGCGAGTTTGCGCGGGGTTCGCTGGCCGCTTTCAAATGCGGCCATGAGCCCGATGGGGCAAATTGCGACTTCGAATGCCGCCTTGGGTGGTGCGCTGGACATTACCGTGGATGGGCCGGGTTTGTTGGCAATCCTGCCGCGCTGCCACCTTGAGACTGTTCTGGAAGCGCTAGACAGAGGCTTTGGTAAAACGCACCACCAATAG
- a CDS encoding adenylosuccinate synthase, whose protein sequence is MANVVVVGTQWGDEGKGKIVDWLSERADVIARFQGGHNAGHTLVIGEAVYKLHALPSGVVRGGKLSVIGNGVVLDPWHLIKEIEGIRSQGVEINPENLMVAENTPLIMPYHGELDRAREGQVSVAKIGTTGRGIGPCYEDKVGRRVIRVADLADTATLELRVDRALLHHNPLRKGLGLEPVDRASLLAQLRDIADQILPYAAPVWKVLNEKRRAGKRILFEGAQGALLDIDFGTYPFVTSSNVIAGQAATGTGIGPGAIDYVLGITKAYTTRVGEGPFPTELDDADGQQLGERGHEFGTTTGRKRRCGWFDACLVRQTCATSGVNGISLTKLDVLDGFDELKICVAYDLDGQRLDYLPTAADAQARVTPIYETIEGWSGSTAGARSWAELPAQAIKYVRRIEELIECPVALVSTSPEREDTILVTDPFAD, encoded by the coding sequence AGATTGTGGATTGGCTTTCCGAACGCGCCGATGTGATCGCGCGTTTTCAAGGCGGCCATAATGCCGGTCATACGCTCGTGATCGGGGAGGCTGTCTATAAACTTCATGCGCTGCCCTCTGGCGTTGTGCGCGGCGGAAAATTATCTGTCATTGGCAATGGTGTGGTGCTCGATCCGTGGCATTTGATCAAAGAGATTGAGGGCATCCGTTCTCAAGGTGTAGAAATTAATCCAGAAAATCTAATGGTGGCGGAAAACACCCCTTTGATTATGCCCTACCATGGTGAGCTGGATCGCGCGCGAGAAGGGCAGGTGTCCGTCGCGAAAATTGGCACGACCGGTCGGGGCATTGGCCCTTGTTATGAAGATAAAGTCGGTCGCCGGGTGATCCGCGTGGCGGATTTGGCGGATACTGCCACTTTGGAACTGCGCGTCGACCGCGCCTTGCTGCATCATAACCCGCTGCGCAAAGGTCTTGGCCTTGAGCCAGTAGACCGGGCAAGCTTGCTGGCGCAGTTGCGTGACATTGCGGACCAGATATTGCCCTATGCGGCGCCGGTTTGGAAAGTTTTGAACGAAAAACGCAGGGCTGGGAAGCGCATCTTGTTTGAGGGCGCGCAGGGTGCTTTGCTGGATATTGACTTTGGCACCTATCCTTTTGTGACCTCTTCGAATGTGATTGCTGGCCAAGCGGCCACAGGTACAGGCATTGGTCCAGGAGCGATTGACTATGTCCTGGGCATCACCAAAGCCTATACCACCCGCGTCGGTGAAGGCCCGTTTCCAACAGAGCTGGACGATGCTGATGGCCAGCAGCTTGGCGAACGTGGGCATGAGTTTGGCACCACCACGGGGCGTAAGCGCCGCTGCGGTTGGTTCGATGCCTGTCTGGTGCGGCAAACCTGCGCCACCTCTGGCGTGAATGGCATTTCACTGACCAAATTGGACGTCTTGGATGGGTTTGACGAACTGAAAATCTGTGTGGCTTATGATCTGGATGGCCAACGGCTGGATTACCTGCCCACTGCCGCCGATGCGCAAGCCCGCGTGACGCCGATCTATGAAACCATCGAAGGTTGGTCCGGCAGTACAGCTGGCGCCCGCTCTTGGGCAGAGTTGCCTGCTCAGGCGATCAAATATGTTCGGCGCATCGAAGAGCTGATTGAGTGTCCAGTGGCATTGGTCTCAACCTCGCCTGAGCGCGAAGACACCATCCTCGTTACTGATCCTTTTGCAGACTGA
- a CDS encoding DUF2842 domain-containing protein produces MALSYKARRRWSLLILVIGLPVYAVLAVNLVALLPVLPKFLEFILYVVLGTAWAFPLKFVFKGIGQVDPDADDNS; encoded by the coding sequence ATGGCTCTGAGTTACAAAGCCCGCCGCCGCTGGTCGCTGCTGATCTTGGTTATTGGCTTGCCAGTCTACGCAGTCTTGGCCGTGAACCTTGTGGCACTGCTTCCCGTGCTTCCAAAATTCTTGGAATTCATCCTCTATGTGGTGCTCGGCACCGCCTGGGCGTTTCCGCTGAAATTTGTCTTTAAAGGCATCGGTCAGGTGGACCCCGATGCGGATGATAATTCTTGA
- a CDS encoding Hint domain-containing protein, with product MATFGVLIFAADNLTNPQNPGFFPAEDNSHRSDLQNGDQLTWNGGGESAFIEIDDPSGTSFDELETDQTLVTSLTFDGSTYSSGQVLTPSYTIIFSGSDGNNYTLTSLIFAAGGQPRIPDAIFWEGSIPPAGTVLTVTSERDPKGNQARNYLDFVACFCEGTLIETKDGPKAVEQLTCKHKVATLHGHFMSIKAVCNRGIACSELLDNPNLRPVVVSQGALGRGLPKRNLRVSKQHRFLVSSPICRRMFGTDATLVSAIQLTQLPGIFIDTKTNDLRYFHILLQNHEIIFAEGAPTESLHLGKGTLKALPQETVKEITSIFPDLLDSGFLPKSVELIPEGRRQKKLIARHLKNNKPLLTKDMTLSLAQ from the coding sequence ATGGCTACTTTCGGGGTCTTAATTTTTGCAGCAGATAATCTCACCAACCCACAAAACCCTGGTTTTTTTCCTGCTGAGGACAATTCACATCGTTCGGACCTTCAAAATGGCGACCAGCTTACATGGAACGGTGGTGGTGAAAGTGCATTCATTGAAATTGACGATCCTTCAGGGACAAGCTTCGACGAACTTGAAACCGACCAAACCTTGGTAACGTCACTCACCTTCGATGGGAGTACCTATAGTTCAGGACAAGTTCTAACACCTTCTTATACCATCATCTTCAGTGGATCTGATGGCAATAATTATACACTTACCAGCTTAATATTTGCAGCGGGTGGTCAGCCACGGATACCAGACGCAATCTTCTGGGAAGGAAGTATTCCGCCAGCAGGCACAGTGCTCACTGTAACCTCCGAACGAGACCCTAAAGGTAATCAAGCCAGAAATTATTTAGACTTTGTTGCATGCTTTTGTGAGGGAACGTTGATAGAAACGAAGGACGGCCCCAAGGCTGTTGAACAGCTAACTTGCAAACACAAAGTTGCAACTTTGCATGGTCATTTCATGAGCATAAAAGCAGTGTGCAATCGCGGCATCGCATGTTCAGAATTGCTGGACAATCCGAACCTACGACCTGTCGTCGTTTCTCAGGGCGCATTGGGTCGAGGCCTTCCCAAGCGCAATTTGCGTGTGTCCAAGCAACATCGATTTCTTGTCTCGTCACCTATTTGCAGACGCATGTTTGGAACTGATGCCACACTTGTTTCTGCAATTCAGCTGACGCAACTACCCGGAATTTTCATAGATACGAAAACAAACGACCTTCGTTACTTCCACATTCTACTTCAAAACCATGAGATCATATTTGCAGAAGGTGCACCTACAGAGAGCCTGCACCTTGGGAAGGGCACGCTTAAAGCGCTACCACAGGAAACCGTCAAAGAAATTACCTCTATTTTTCCCGACCTTTTAGATTCAGGGTTCTTACCAAAATCCGTTGAGCTCATCCCCGAAGGGAGGCGCCAAAAGAAATTGATCGCAAGACACCTGAAAAACAATAAGCCTCTACTGACGAAAGACATGACGTTATCCTTGGCCCAATAA